In Schizosaccharomyces osmophilus chromosome 1, complete sequence, the genomic window ttatatttttcttcttaattttatttttgtgtTTGATCGGGTGTGCTGCTTTATTATTGGATAAGACTGGTATTATTTCGTTTAGGAAAACATGGAAAAGACGCATGGAAACAACAGAAGAATTTCACATCTCATTTTTGTTGCTTATCACTCAGTACTTTTTCCACGGTACCTGagtctttgcttttgttttatttttcagATTAGAACTCGTAAACTGGGGATTCAAAATTTTAGCCTGCAAGCAGTTTTGCTCTTGGTACTATATAGAATGGTTTCTTACACTGTTGAAATCGGGACAATCAATAGGACATACAATATTTTTAGTCTTTATAgtttttttagaaataaaaaaaaagtttttcattATCATTATTTTACAAGGAGATAGGATACGAATCATGAAAACCACTGGATGATGGATTCTAGAAAAggtataaaaaaataaaaacagaATTCACCAAATCAATCCCATGTATATATACGTATGTATACGCTGAAAGCTGAAAGCtgaaaggaagaagggCATTTGCAGCTTTACTCTTTTGTTTCGGATTCCTCAAGCACTTTTTCACTGATCCAAAGAACGTTATTACAACTAGAAAGGTTTGTTAGCCATAGACTGCATAGACACGgttaagaaaaaaaaaaaaaaaaaaaaaaaaggaccAAGCTGTCAAGCTTTTCTTCCCAACTAGCAAGCAAAGGAGCCCAAAAGCCTTAAGGGCAGAAACTGACTTACCGGATAAAGATTTCGCCCAAATCACCGGTTTTTTCACCATTAACCCATTCTGCAGCATTCAAGAGCTGAAGGTTCATGTAACTATCCACAGATTGGAGTATTCCCTGGTATTCCTGACCCCATTTTAAACGAACGAGCGCGGGCTTTCCAATGAGCTCCTGCAAAAATGGTTTGGGATTCACTGGGACAAAGGACATTTTTCTACAGCTATCAAGAACAGGTGTCCCTTTCTTGTGCTCGTGCTTGGAAAAGGTCGTCTTATATTCAACAGCGCTGAAGGAAGGGTAAGTTCAGTTTTTGGTGTATGTGGTATAGTGAGTGTGGACGCGAACACGGTAAATTTTGATTGAAGTTGTCTTTAgagagaagaagatgatgaaaattACTGTTTCATCAAGGGCTTTTTCGTTGACATTCAAAgtccaattttttaaaaacgCTTCGTTTCATATGTTCctaacattttttattctatcTCTACGATGCCATTGCAAATCTGTGTATGGCATACCATGTGCTGTTTACCAATTATGCAATACATTTTCAATGTAGAAACCAATGCCGCCGCTTACTTCTTTCACTGTATGTCCATTGAGAAAAAGACCTTTCGTAACAAACAACAAAGCACCCTTTCCAAACTACTCTTCTTCATTCGatgcttttctttgcaCATGACccatttgtttattgtttactGCAATCCACTGAAGCACAAGGTACACCCGGAAGGTTCCCTATTCACAATTCACGTAAACGCAAGTCGTAGTAGCCAAAACACACACCTTTGAACACAAccatcttcttccatttACCGATTTATTTCTCGTTAGCATCATCTTTGGGTCCATTCATCTGTACCTTCTGAATCAAAACATCATGGAAAAAAATCAGACACGAGAAGAACGTTTAAAGATGCTTCGTGAGCGTACGGTACGTTAAGACGCAAGTTTGAATTCTCTCGAGAACAATGCTAACAAATATGAATTAGAGGCAATCTACTCATGAGAATCGCAAAGAAttggtaaaagaaaatgcaaGAGAAAAAGTGGATCCTTCTCTGGAGCATCgtttagaaagaaaacgtttGGAGGCAGAAGAGGAATTGGCAAGAATAGAAGCTGAAGATAATGGAGAGGATTATGATCGAAAGCGTGCTTGGGATTGGACGATTGAAGAAAGCGAAAAATGGGATCAGCGAATCCGCCGAAAACagcaaacaaagaaagccGCCGATTTTACAGACTACCATGAACAAGCCCAAAAAGATTATATGAAAGGCATACGTGAATTAAAACCCGACCTGCAGAAGTACAAGAGCGAGAAAGAACAGCAAAACGACCAGAATTCTATTTCGCTGTATGACGAAGCTGATCGACTTGACTGGGTCAACAACAAACctaataaagaaaaagttgacCAGCTCGTTGAGGACCTTCAAAAGCAAGACATGCGACGACAGAAAAATAACAAACGAAAGGGACAAGGCAACGAAGATCACATTACCTTCATCAATGAGCGGAATCGCAAATTCAACCTCAAGCT contains:
- the syf2 gene encoding Prp19 complex subunit Syf2, with protein sequence MEKNQTREERLKMLRERTRQSTHENRKELVKENAREKVDPSLEHRLERKRLEAEEELARIEAEDNGEDYDRKRAWDWTIEESEKWDQRIRRKQQTKKAADFTDYHEQAQKDYMKGIRELKPDLQKYKSEKEQQNDQNSISLYDEADRLDWVNNKPNKEKVDQLVEDLQKQDMRRQKNNKRKGQGNEDHITFINERNRKFNLKLQRFYSRYTKNIQEDLERGTAL
- the smf1 gene encoding Sm snRNP core protein Smf1, which translates into the protein MSFVPVNPKPFLQELIGKPALVRLKWGQEYQGILQSVDSYMNLQLLNAAEWVNGEKTGDLGEIFIRCNNVLWISEKVLEESETKE